A genomic segment from Geitlerinema sp. PCC 7407 encodes:
- a CDS encoding protelomerase family protein: protein MNTFLIRQAAAQAKTCWLEQALTNLLPQVWSLTTESPEWQETASNWANQIDLLFEEKKLTTPEQQKNRRTDVANALRVFTPNHPVIPFILLPSDVYTQLNNEQANRLNTRANNLFSIQQANELVEKAIALLGSEKPNEVAAGLAVLVGRRISEILISKFKSKTAYSLLFCTAVKRRDEIEIEFEIPTLAPAHRVLEAITHLQEVWNIRDLRALNLPESHLKRRINARYSGVPHACRQHFADLVPGRKAETDDGKRLYTHLFRAVYAEIATYYYKPDWVPDHRFKAEIQGHFKLTTNGQKIPNYSARQNYDDYLIRDRVAGESGVKLGLPGVEVLEVFQPEKATNQNDHGAAVSSKSLKLETVNALIYRAGDRLLFAQGWAEAVTGLILLTGRTIQSLMGQRLEEKSGFSILVDGLEVPTLMGARQVVTAWQRWQKLEPLPEEEMGTAIRKVCERTFDDLVLLQSVSDLRALYSAIAIYWFCPLEVEKGTFLGAIQASGTAGFMADRDGRGLKLGQHNVQVLEVLRRRKAAAAEEGATMMDEPITAAEGANALSSTEMSSRLEAKPKVRHRRKMLSVDPDLLKTVAASFNIQVRGRGGAGGLSYEAALGQILEQLAQGQSYAVTRTTSQFLPDDGAIAAIRDQARTLAWLTERMEALEQLVETLKLERDEAIAQVRQVQVSAQGEALRLENQRLKQECDEARRKLQAFRQLLLGTESLTDAFQDEKEQELEQGQEQELEQEQAVDDRMMRPVESAIAPALTRSSVDVSDSPKSPKKRIPEKEALHHIRRAVQALISLNSQEGRAFNDKWYISFPVVQTLLRTHGLSANQKHVAAVFDELKTELEKHHEQHEIGSRHNRRHPNLEKIAEIIELNELIR from the coding sequence ATGAATACATTTCTTATCCGTCAAGCAGCGGCCCAAGCAAAAACATGCTGGCTTGAGCAAGCATTAACAAACTTACTACCTCAGGTGTGGAGCTTAACTACAGAATCTCCAGAATGGCAAGAAACTGCTTCCAACTGGGCAAACCAAATTGACCTCTTGTTTGAAGAAAAAAAGCTTACTACGCCAGAGCAACAGAAAAATCGGCGCACCGATGTCGCTAATGCTCTTAGAGTTTTTACCCCAAATCATCCAGTTATTCCGTTTATCCTGCTGCCTTCTGATGTTTACACTCAGTTAAATAATGAACAGGCAAATCGTCTCAATACTCGTGCCAATAATTTATTTTCTATTCAACAAGCCAATGAATTAGTAGAAAAGGCGATCGCGCTGCTAGGTAGTGAGAAACCTAACGAGGTAGCGGCCGGGCTAGCAGTATTGGTCGGTCGCCGTATTAGTGAAATTCTTATTTCTAAGTTCAAATCAAAAACTGCTTACAGTCTGTTGTTTTGCACGGCAGTCAAACGCCGCGACGAGATAGAAATTGAATTTGAAATTCCTACACTGGCTCCCGCTCATCGAGTGCTGGAGGCTATCACTCATCTGCAAGAGGTTTGGAATATTAGAGATCTGAGGGCACTTAATCTGCCAGAAAGTCATCTCAAACGTCGCATTAATGCCCGATACTCTGGGGTGCCTCATGCTTGTCGTCAGCACTTCGCTGATTTGGTGCCAGGGCGGAAGGCGGAAACAGACGATGGTAAACGACTCTATACCCATTTGTTTCGAGCGGTGTATGCGGAAATTGCTACGTACTATTACAAGCCTGATTGGGTGCCCGATCATCGATTTAAGGCGGAAATCCAAGGGCATTTCAAATTGACTACTAATGGGCAGAAAATTCCAAACTATTCAGCTCGACAAAACTATGATGATTATCTTATTCGAGATCGGGTTGCTGGAGAGTCAGGAGTAAAGTTGGGTTTGCCAGGGGTGGAGGTGTTAGAGGTGTTTCAACCAGAAAAAGCAACCAATCAGAACGACCATGGCGCGGCGGTGTCCAGCAAATCATTGAAGCTAGAAACTGTTAATGCTCTAATTTACCGTGCGGGTGATCGACTCCTCTTTGCTCAAGGGTGGGCAGAGGCGGTGACGGGTTTGATATTGCTGACGGGCCGAACGATTCAATCGTTGATGGGGCAGCGGTTGGAGGAGAAGTCGGGGTTCTCTATTCTGGTTGATGGACTGGAAGTGCCAACGCTCATGGGAGCTAGGCAGGTGGTCACTGCTTGGCAGAGGTGGCAGAAATTAGAGCCGCTGCCAGAAGAAGAGATGGGTACGGCGATTAGGAAGGTGTGTGAGCGCACTTTCGATGATTTGGTGCTTCTGCAGTCGGTATCAGATTTGAGGGCGTTGTATTCGGCGATCGCTATTTACTGGTTCTGTCCGCTTGAGGTTGAGAAAGGGACGTTTCTGGGGGCGATCCAGGCAAGTGGAACGGCAGGTTTTATGGCCGATAGGGATGGCCGAGGGCTCAAGTTGGGACAACACAATGTCCAGGTACTGGAGGTGTTGAGGAGGCGGAAGGCAGCGGCGGCGGAAGAGGGAGCAACGATGATGGATGAACCAATTACGGCGGCTGAAGGGGCTAATGCTCTATCTTCAACAGAAATGTCATCTCGTTTGGAGGCTAAACCTAAGGTGCGACATCGGCGTAAGATGCTCTCTGTTGACCCTGACCTTCTGAAAACGGTTGCAGCTTCTTTTAATATTCAGGTCCGCGGTCGTGGAGGAGCGGGGGGACTGAGCTATGAGGCTGCTCTGGGACAAATACTAGAGCAGCTTGCTCAGGGGCAATCCTACGCTGTCACGAGGACTACGTCTCAGTTTCTCCCGGATGATGGGGCGATCGCTGCGATTAGGGACCAGGCTCGAACTCTCGCTTGGCTGACAGAGCGTATGGAAGCTCTGGAACAACTGGTGGAAACGCTGAAGCTGGAGCGAGATGAGGCGATCGCTCAGGTACGGCAGGTACAAGTCTCTGCTCAAGGGGAGGCGCTACGGCTTGAAAACCAACGGCTCAAGCAGGAGTGCGATGAGGCAAGGAGGAAGCTTCAAGCTTTTAGACAACTCTTATTGGGAACGGAATCGCTTACGGATGCGTTTCAGGATGAAAAAGAGCAAGAACTGGAGCAAGGACAAGAGCAAGAGCTGGAGCAAGAGCAAGCGGTTGACGACCGGATGATGCGGCCGGTTGAGTCTGCGATCGCTCCTGCTTTAACTCGATCTTCGGTGGATGTTTCTGATTCGCCAAAGTCCCCAAAGAAACGCATCCCAGAAAAGGAGGCTCTACATCATATTCGACGGGCAGTCCAGGCTCTTATTTCTCTTAACAGCCAAGAGGGGCGGGCTTTCAATGATAAGTGGTATATCTCTTTCCCTGTTGTTCAAACTCTCCTGAGAACTCATGGGTTGAGCGCTAATCAAAAACACGTTGCTGCTGTCTTTGATGAGCTGAAAACGGAGCTAGAAAAACACCACGAACAACATGAAATTGGCTCGAGGCATAATCGCAGACATCCTAATTTGGAAAAAATTGCAGAAATTATTGAACTGAATGAATTAATAAGATGA
- a CDS encoding malic enzyme-like NAD(P)-binding protein, whose translation MTELTPNPSYSLSIRVQLPNRAGMLASVMTAIGEARGNLDQVELLERTRHVSIRDISVDAASVEHAEQIVAAVKGVPDIKVLSVSDRTFSLHRGGKIAIQSKLSLHRQSDLAMAYTPGVGRICTAIAEDPEQVYRLTVKQNMVAIVTDGSAVLGLGNLGPEAALPVMEGKAMLFKEFGGVDAFPVCLATQDTDEIVETVKRIAPVFGGVNLEDIAAPRCFEIEARLRQELNIPVFHDDQHGTAIVSLAALMNALKLVDKSLTEVRIVINGAGAAGVAIARLLRKAGAQTIWICDSKGILSHSRSDLTEQKREFAVEAQGGLADAMKGADVFLGVSVPGVVTPEMVRSMARDPIVFAMANPIPEIQPELIANEVAVMATGRSDYPNQINNVLAFPGIFRGALDCYATEMTTNMYLEAASAIASLVKPSDLDREHIIPSVFDERVATAVAAAVQHAARQDGVARR comes from the coding sequence ATGACAGAACTCACCCCAAACCCTAGTTACAGTTTGTCGATTCGCGTGCAATTGCCCAACCGTGCCGGAATGCTGGCGAGTGTGATGACAGCTATTGGCGAGGCTCGGGGCAATCTGGACCAAGTTGAACTGCTTGAGCGAACGCGCCATGTATCTATCCGAGATATTTCTGTGGACGCTGCGAGTGTTGAGCACGCCGAGCAGATTGTGGCGGCGGTCAAGGGAGTGCCAGACATTAAAGTGCTGAGCGTGTCTGACCGGACGTTTAGCTTGCACCGGGGGGGCAAGATTGCGATTCAAAGTAAACTATCGCTCCATCGTCAGTCAGATTTGGCGATGGCCTACACGCCGGGGGTGGGCCGTATTTGTACGGCGATCGCAGAGGACCCAGAACAGGTCTATCGCTTGACAGTCAAGCAAAATATGGTTGCGATTGTCACGGATGGCAGCGCAGTGCTAGGACTTGGCAATCTAGGGCCAGAGGCTGCTCTCCCGGTGATGGAGGGCAAAGCGATGCTGTTCAAGGAATTTGGGGGAGTCGATGCCTTTCCCGTTTGCTTGGCTACGCAAGACACAGATGAGATCGTTGAGACTGTCAAGCGTATCGCGCCTGTGTTTGGGGGAGTAAACCTAGAAGACATTGCGGCCCCACGTTGTTTTGAGATTGAGGCTCGACTGCGCCAGGAGCTCAACATCCCTGTCTTTCACGATGATCAGCACGGGACGGCGATTGTTTCCCTAGCGGCACTCATGAATGCCTTGAAACTAGTTGATAAGTCCCTGACTGAAGTACGCATTGTCATCAATGGTGCTGGAGCAGCAGGGGTAGCGATCGCGCGTCTCCTTCGCAAAGCTGGTGCCCAGACCATCTGGATCTGCGACTCCAAGGGAATCCTGTCTCACAGCCGATCAGACCTCACAGAGCAAAAGCGTGAGTTTGCCGTCGAAGCTCAAGGCGGTTTGGCCGATGCAATGAAAGGCGCAGATGTTTTCTTGGGGGTGAGCGTTCCAGGTGTGGTGACGCCAGAAATGGTGCGCTCGATGGCTAGAGATCCGATTGTGTTTGCGATGGCTAACCCAATCCCTGAGATCCAGCCTGAGCTGATTGCCAATGAAGTTGCGGTTATGGCGACAGGCCGCAGCGACTATCCCAATCAAATCAACAATGTGCTGGCTTTCCCAGGAATTTTCCGAGGAGCGCTAGACTGCTATGCCACGGAAATGACAACCAACATGTACCTGGAGGCAGCGTCGGCGATCGCTTCATTGGTCAAGCCTTCTGACTTAGACCGCGAGCATATTATTCCTTCAGTCTTTGATGAGCGCGTGGCAACCGCAGTGGCAGCGGCTGTCCAGCACGCTGCTCGCCAAGACGGAGTAGCTCGTCGCTAG
- a CDS encoding biopolymer transporter ExbD, whose product MYLPEEPEEEFELNIVPMIDVIFAILTFFIISSLFLTRSESLPVNLPKAATAQMQQRTKITVSVDPEGQIALNRRPTSLEALKADVQQEMAKVQESVIVISADEAVSHGQVIAVMDELRTIEGATLGIATKPPAPDEQR is encoded by the coding sequence ATGTATCTCCCTGAAGAACCAGAAGAGGAGTTTGAACTCAATATCGTGCCGATGATCGATGTCATCTTCGCGATTTTGACCTTTTTCATCATTTCCAGCCTGTTTTTGACCCGCTCTGAGTCGCTGCCGGTGAATTTGCCCAAGGCGGCTACGGCCCAGATGCAGCAGCGCACCAAGATCACAGTGTCGGTGGATCCAGAGGGCCAAATCGCCCTGAACCGCCGCCCCACGTCCCTGGAGGCCCTCAAGGCCGATGTCCAGCAGGAGATGGCCAAGGTGCAAGAGTCGGTCATCGTGATCAGCGCCGATGAGGCGGTGAGCCATGGCCAGGTGATCGCGGTGATGGATGAGCTGCGGACCATCGAGGGGGCGACTCTGGGCATTGCTACCAAGCCCCCAGCCCCCGACGAGCAGCGATGA
- a CDS encoding MotA/TolQ/ExbB proton channel family protein, whose product MGSIFAAGGIVMWPLLAFSIVAIALIGERLFFWFRLNQRQRPFMREILRIYRQSPTDVFPRLRQNVHLPIARIFLEALEIDGASPKQFHLALMSAIQAELPHLKRFSTVFATIISTSPLLGLLGTVLGLITSFDALRLGDVGTNSSMVTGGISEALVSTAAGLVVAIFTLMFANLFRGLYRRQVSLIQEYGGQLEILYESHYERLQQGKEASYVSP is encoded by the coding sequence ATGGGAAGTATTTTTGCGGCAGGCGGCATCGTCATGTGGCCGCTGCTAGCGTTTTCGATTGTGGCGATCGCCCTGATTGGGGAGCGCCTGTTTTTTTGGTTTCGCCTAAACCAGCGTCAACGCCCTTTCATGCGGGAGATCCTGCGGATCTATCGCCAGAGCCCGACGGATGTGTTTCCCCGGCTGCGCCAAAATGTCCATTTGCCGATCGCCCGCATTTTCCTGGAAGCTCTGGAAATCGACGGCGCGAGCCCGAAGCAGTTTCACCTCGCGCTGATGAGCGCGATACAGGCAGAATTACCCCATCTCAAGCGCTTTAGCACGGTTTTTGCGACGATTATCAGCACCTCGCCCCTGCTGGGTCTGCTCGGCACCGTCTTGGGCCTGATTACGTCCTTTGACGCGCTCCGGCTCGGCGACGTAGGCACCAACTCCTCGATGGTCACCGGGGGCATCAGCGAAGCCCTGGTATCGACGGCGGCGGGGCTGGTGGTGGCGATCTTCACGCTGATGTTTGCCAACCTGTTTCGCGGTCTGTATCGACGTCAGGTGTCGCTGATCCAGGAGTACGGCGGTCAGCTGGAGATTCTCTATGAGTCTCACTATGAGCGGCTGCAACAGGGCAAGGAGGCTAGCTATGTATCTCCCTGA
- a CDS encoding 2TM domain-containing protein, whose product MLHDTYRQEDLQAILQIAITRQAMSGEFTRSQLQEIAEDLGISSEILYQAEREWLAEQQLLSERGMFKTYQKRRSRQKLFKFLIVNSFLILLDWATGGGLSWSLILLLLWGAGLTLNIWRASQDEGEEFERSFQIWRRKRQLQQSMNSLVDRFFRLAPISN is encoded by the coding sequence GTGCTACACGATACCTACCGTCAGGAAGATCTTCAAGCAATTCTACAGATTGCGATCACTCGTCAGGCGATGAGTGGAGAGTTTACGCGTTCTCAGCTTCAAGAAATTGCCGAAGACTTGGGTATCTCATCAGAGATTTTATATCAAGCAGAGCGAGAGTGGCTTGCTGAGCAACAGCTGCTTTCAGAACGAGGGATGTTCAAAACCTATCAGAAGAGGCGATCGCGTCAGAAATTATTCAAATTTTTAATTGTGAATAGCTTTTTGATCCTACTGGACTGGGCGACCGGTGGGGGCCTAAGTTGGTCATTGATTTTATTGTTGCTGTGGGGAGCGGGCCTAACTTTAAATATCTGGCGTGCTTCCCAAGATGAGGGAGAAGAATTTGAGCGCTCATTTCAAATTTGGCGACGAAAACGCCAGCTTCAACAATCCATGAACAGTTTGGTCGATCGTTTTTTTCGCCTAGCTCCTATTTCTAACTAA
- a CDS encoding iron ABC transporter permease, producing MTLTKPWLSVRLRPLGVSFRVSRPTPWVLGGLGLLLVFLVGLHVSQGEYPIPLGAVLATLLGLPAADPNHAFVVLDLRLPRALVAALVGMGLAIAGTIIQGLTRNPLAAPEIIGINAGAGLGALLLLVLFPSMSLVGLPMAAFGGGLAAAIAIYALAWNRGSSPLRLILMGIGLTALLGALTNVLVTFGEINVVGQALVWLTGSVYGRSWQHVGPLVPWLLGAGAMALLLARDLNTLHLGDEVAQSLGIAVERQRSLLLLCAVALAGASVAIAGNVSFVGLMAPHLSRQLVGPSHEGLLPTAALVGGCMVTLADLLGRLVFAPLELPCGVVTAVVGAPYFLYLLYRNRNA from the coding sequence ATGACGTTGACCAAACCTTGGCTCTCGGTTCGGCTTCGGCCCTTGGGGGTGTCGTTTCGGGTCAGTCGCCCGACGCCCTGGGTGTTGGGAGGCTTGGGCCTGCTTTTGGTTTTCCTGGTGGGCCTCCACGTCAGTCAGGGCGAGTACCCGATTCCCCTGGGGGCGGTGCTGGCAACGCTGCTGGGCCTGCCCGCCGCCGACCCCAATCACGCCTTTGTGGTCCTGGATTTGCGGCTGCCGCGGGCGCTGGTGGCGGCCCTGGTGGGAATGGGGCTGGCGATCGCCGGCACGATTATTCAGGGGCTGACCCGCAACCCCCTGGCCGCCCCCGAAATTATTGGCATTAATGCTGGGGCGGGGTTGGGGGCGCTGCTGCTCCTGGTGCTGTTTCCCTCGATGTCTCTGGTGGGCTTGCCCATGGCGGCCTTTGGCGGGGGTCTGGCGGCAGCGATCGCCATCTACGCCCTGGCCTGGAATCGCGGCAGTTCGCCCCTGCGCCTGATCCTGATGGGGATTGGCCTGACGGCCCTCCTGGGCGCCCTGACCAATGTCCTGGTGACCTTCGGCGAAATCAACGTAGTGGGGCAGGCCCTGGTGTGGCTGACGGGCAGCGTCTACGGCCGGAGCTGGCAGCACGTGGGGCCGCTGGTGCCCTGGCTCTTGGGGGCAGGAGCGATGGCGCTGCTGCTGGCCCGCGACCTGAACACGCTGCATCTGGGGGACGAGGTGGCCCAGAGTTTGGGCATTGCGGTGGAGCGGCAGCGATCGCTGCTGTTGCTGTGCGCCGTGGCCCTGGCGGGAGCGAGCGTGGCGATCGCCGGGAATGTCAGCTTCGTTGGGCTGATGGCGCCTCACCTGAGCCGCCAGCTGGTCGGCCCCTCCCACGAAGGGCTATTGCCGACGGCGGCGCTGGTGGGGGGCTGCATGGTGACGCTGGCGGATCTCCTGGGCCGGCTGGTCTTTGCGCCTCTGGAGCTGCCCTGCGGCGTAGTGACTGCCGTGGTGGGCGCGCCTTACTTTCTCTATCTGCTCTATCGCAATCGCAACGCATAA
- a CDS encoding TonB family protein, which translates to MVAFALSYLGIWQRPVTAEITPLEIIVAEPTEPVLPEPPPEEPLEPAELGSETFDPEVPSLDAAPASDASAVALDAAPAADIVPVATSEPAAPASEPEAAPLPEEPEVAEALPEPPVPEDVAEPAAPEPEPVEEIAEETPLEEPEAAAETQAASEVTEPPKPEPEAPKTPAAPAESQPEAPEEPRVAATAPDPSQRDRLRSFLRGLRDRETSAARPGPAAQSATAQGSSTAANASRSESGNGQGDAPGGSGTVTAAGSGTRPGNTNTSSGNGTGDRPSSGAGQETRGGGSRTVACEDCVEPEYPESAVEAGIEGQPLVNVEINADGSVRSVVLTRSSGNAAIDRAAIEAAQRSRFQPVEGGASVPIEYDLNIEGSERNRAARERGERRSVEIPTPTTAESAPPEPAETATDPAPEPVAPPSNDAPAPETPSATPTPETTPTPAIEEPIPTSEPSEPEPIPQPEPQPEPLPEVEPVPESEPLLPEPIPEPIPEPIPEPIPEPMPEPEPIPEPLPEPEAIPEEPEPAPVEAFPEPALPEADLPPSEEVL; encoded by the coding sequence TTGGTCGCATTTGCTCTCAGCTATCTGGGGATCTGGCAGCGACCCGTCACCGCCGAGATCACGCCTCTGGAGATCATCGTGGCGGAACCCACTGAGCCTGTGCTCCCCGAGCCTCCCCCAGAGGAACCCCTTGAGCCTGCCGAACTGGGCAGCGAGACTTTCGACCCTGAAGTTCCTAGCCTAGACGCAGCCCCAGCCTCAGACGCTAGTGCTGTCGCCCTTGACGCTGCTCCCGCCGCCGACATTGTGCCCGTGGCGACTTCAGAGCCTGCTGCCCCAGCTTCGGAGCCCGAAGCTGCCCCCCTCCCTGAGGAGCCAGAGGTTGCTGAAGCCCTCCCTGAGCCTCCTGTGCCGGAGGATGTAGCTGAACCGGCAGCCCCCGAGCCAGAACCCGTCGAAGAAATCGCTGAAGAAACGCCGCTCGAAGAGCCCGAGGCAGCAGCTGAAACTCAAGCGGCATCCGAGGTCACAGAGCCTCCCAAGCCAGAGCCCGAAGCCCCCAAAACGCCCGCAGCGCCCGCAGAGTCTCAACCAGAAGCGCCTGAAGAGCCTCGGGTTGCAGCGACAGCGCCTGACCCTTCCCAGCGCGATCGCCTGCGGTCGTTCTTGCGGGGATTGCGCGATCGCGAGACCAGCGCCGCTCGTCCTGGACCCGCTGCTCAAAGTGCCACTGCTCAAGGTTCAAGCACTGCTGCGAATGCCAGCCGCTCCGAAAGTGGGAATGGCCAAGGCGACGCTCCCGGAGGTTCCGGCACAGTGACCGCTGCAGGTTCCGGCACTCGCCCCGGCAACACAAACACTAGTTCGGGCAATGGCACTGGCGATCGCCCCAGCTCTGGTGCTGGCCAAGAAACTCGCGGGGGCGGTTCGCGGACCGTCGCTTGTGAAGACTGTGTCGAGCCAGAGTACCCCGAAAGCGCTGTCGAAGCAGGCATCGAAGGTCAGCCTCTCGTCAACGTCGAGATCAACGCGGATGGAAGCGTTCGCAGCGTTGTCCTGACCCGCTCCAGCGGCAATGCTGCTATCGATCGCGCCGCCATCGAAGCAGCCCAGCGATCGCGCTTTCAACCTGTCGAAGGTGGAGCCAGTGTCCCCATCGAGTACGACCTCAACATCGAGGGCTCTGAACGCAACCGCGCCGCCCGGGAGCGCGGTGAGCGCCGTTCTGTCGAGATCCCAACTCCGACCACTGCCGAGTCTGCGCCCCCAGAGCCCGCAGAAACCGCAACTGACCCAGCTCCCGAGCCAGTTGCACCGCCCAGCAATGATGCACCTGCGCCAGAAACACCGTCAGCCACGCCGACCCCAGAAACCACGCCGACCCCCGCAATTGAGGAACCGATACCTACCTCAGAGCCCAGCGAACCAGAGCCGATTCCACAACCTGAGCCGCAACCCGAACCGCTTCCAGAGGTCGAACCAGTACCTGAGTCAGAACCACTACTCCCCGAACCCATTCCTGAACCCATTCCTGAACCCATTCCTGAACCCATTCCTGAACCTATGCCCGAACCCGAACCGATTCCTGAGCCTCTACCAGAACCCGAGGCAATACCAGAAGAACCTGAGCCGGCTCCTGTCGAGGCATTTCCCGAGCCAGCGCTTCCAGAGGCTGATCTTCCCCCGTCTGAAGAGGTCTTATAG
- a CDS encoding PEP-CTERM sorting domain-containing protein (PEP-CTERM proteins occur, often in large numbers, in the proteomes of bacteria that also encode an exosortase, a predicted intramembrane cysteine proteinase. The presence of a PEP-CTERM domain at a protein's C-terminus predicts cleavage within the sorting domain, followed by covalent anchoring to some some component of the (usually Gram-negative) cell surface. Many PEP-CTERM proteins exhibit an unusual sequence composition that includes large numbers of potential glycosylation sites. Expression of one such protein has been shown restore the ability of a bacterium to form floc, a type of biofilm.), translating to MLTASLVLAASTSAKADTLVIDLTDQTNSNTQDYPSVRVTLDDTRNPGAITVKVDVVPGPTGYIGDLRGVYLNLPGISGLSINPFAGGPLTAISTNGDFGNFSNSADLRGIRQAFNVGAEIGRQGIAGGDDFQTVTFTISGPNLDLSDFTSQSVGVRMMSVGSPMGDRGLSSKTLGTAPSTVTVSNPPVVPPIDPIEDIGGDDPVSVPEPTTLAGLGLVAAALGVSRYRKTQKRV from the coding sequence TTGCTGACAGCTAGTCTTGTGTTGGCTGCATCAACCTCAGCAAAAGCAGATACTTTAGTGATCGATCTGACCGATCAAACAAATTCGAATACTCAAGATTACCCTTCGGTGCGAGTCACGCTCGACGATACCCGTAATCCAGGCGCGATTACGGTAAAAGTCGATGTGGTGCCTGGACCAACAGGATATATTGGCGATTTACGAGGCGTATACCTCAATCTTCCTGGCATCAGCGGCCTATCGATTAATCCTTTCGCCGGTGGCCCTTTGACAGCTATTTCGACAAACGGGGACTTTGGAAACTTTAGTAATAGTGCTGACCTACGGGGTATTCGCCAAGCTTTCAATGTAGGAGCAGAAATTGGCCGACAAGGCATTGCAGGGGGAGATGACTTTCAAACTGTAACCTTTACAATTTCTGGTCCCAATCTAGACTTGAGTGATTTTACGTCACAGAGCGTGGGCGTCCGCATGATGAGCGTGGGTTCTCCTATGGGTGACCGTGGGCTCAGCAGCAAGACGCTAGGAACTGCACCTTCGACAGTGACCGTTTCTAATCCGCCAGTTGTGCCGCCGATTGATCCGATTGAGGATATTGGGGGTGATGATCCGGTTTCAGTCCCTGAGCCAACAACTTTGGCAGGTCTGGGCTTGGTGGCTGCGGCTTTGGGAGTATCCCGCTACCGCAAGACTCAGAAAAGAGTCTAG
- a CDS encoding iron ABC transporter permease produces the protein MNRTGLLGSARRLWLGLPVGAALLGVCFWLSVTLGSADVPLETVWRSLVAFDGSTEHLIIRTVRLPRSLLAIAVGSALAVAGALTQGLTRNPLAAPDLLGVEVGAALAMVLALYGGGTRSVGFALAGAAIAAAAVYWLGSLGRSGLTPMKLIIAGAALSYLLGSLTTGVLLVSQQTLDEIRFWLAGSLAGADLAALKLVLPYWGVGVLLALLLGRSLTLLALGEDVAQGLGLPTAWIKAGAALAVVLLAGSAVAVAGPIAFVGLVVPHGVRFWVGVDYRWIVPYTLLAGGILLLVADIAARLLLQPQELPVGIMTALVGAPCFLYLARSHVKR, from the coding sequence ATGAATCGCACTGGACTCTTGGGCTCTGCCCGGCGTCTGTGGCTGGGGCTGCCGGTAGGGGCTGCGCTGCTGGGCGTGTGCTTTTGGCTCAGCGTGACTCTGGGGTCGGCGGACGTCCCGCTGGAGACGGTGTGGCGATCGCTGGTGGCCTTTGATGGATCGACGGAGCATCTGATCATCCGGACGGTCCGCCTGCCGCGATCGCTGCTGGCGATCGCGGTGGGGTCGGCCCTAGCGGTGGCGGGTGCCCTAACCCAGGGGCTGACCCGCAATCCCCTGGCGGCCCCCGACTTGCTGGGGGTAGAGGTGGGAGCGGCCCTGGCCATGGTGCTGGCGCTCTACGGCGGCGGCACCCGCTCGGTGGGCTTTGCGCTGGCGGGGGCGGCGATCGCGGCGGCGGCGGTGTACTGGCTCGGCTCCCTGGGCCGCAGCGGCCTGACCCCCATGAAGCTGATTATTGCCGGGGCGGCGCTGTCGTACCTGCTGGGGTCGCTGACGACGGGGGTGCTGCTGGTGAGTCAGCAGACCCTCGATGAAATTCGCTTTTGGCTGGCGGGGTCGCTGGCGGGGGCGGATCTGGCGGCCCTAAAGCTGGTGCTGCCCTACTGGGGGGTGGGAGTGCTGTTGGCGCTTCTGTTGGGGCGATCGCTCACCCTGCTAGCCCTGGGCGAAGACGTCGCCCAAGGCTTAGGCCTGCCCACTGCCTGGATCAAAGCCGGAGCCGCCCTGGCGGTGGTGCTGCTGGCCGGTAGCGCTGTGGCGGTGGCCGGTCCGATCGCCTTTGTGGGCCTGGTGGTGCCCCACGGGGTGCGCTTTTGGGTGGGGGTCGACTACCGCTGGATTGTGCCCTACACCCTTTTGGCGGGCGGGATTTTGCTGCTGGTGGCCGACATTGCGGCCCGTTTGCTTTTGCAGCCCCAGGAGCTGCCCGTCGGCATCATGACCGCCCTAGTGGGCGCGCCTTGCTTTCTCTACCTTGCTCGATCCCACGTAAAACGATGA